GCGCGTGCTGATTGCCAGACATCTCCAGACCCACATCGAAACCCTGCTTCATCTTCAAACCGGCGACGATTTCCGCCAATTCGGCCTCTGCAACATTCACCGGAATCACATCAGCCACGCGCGCCGCCAGATCAAGTCGTTCCGGGTTCACGTCTGTGATCACCACATGTCGCGCGCCGACATGGCGTGCCACGGACGCGGCCATGATCCCAATGGGTCCGGCCCCTGTGATGAGCACATCCTCTCCCACCAAATCAAAACTGAGCGCGGTGTGAACAGCATTGCCAAGCGGGTCGAGGATCGCACCGATATCATCCGAAATCTCATCCGGCAAAGGCACGACATTGAAAGCCGGCAGTTTCAGGTATTGCGCAAAAGCGCCTTGTTCGTTCACGCCGATCCCACGTGTTGCGGGATCAAGGTGAAATTTTCCGGCACGGCTTTGGCGGGAAGTTTTACCAATTAAATGCCCCTCACCCGAACAACGCTGACCTATTTCCAGATCGGTGACATTGCGGCCCACTTCAACGATTTCACCAGCGAATTCATGGCCGGTGATCATTGGCACAGGCACTGTCTTTGCCGCCCAATCATCCCAGTTCCAAATATGAATATCTGTGCCACAAATGCCCGTTTTGTTGATCTTGATCAGCACGTCATCAGGTCCGATTTCTGGCACCGGCGCATGGGTTAGCCACAACCCTTCACGGGCGTGAAGCTTGGAGAGGGCTTTCATTTCATTGCTCATCAGATCACTCCGCAGGCTTTGCCCGCCACTTCAAATGCCTTTAGCGCGCGGTCCAGTTCATTGCGCGTCAAGGCCGCGTTCATTTGGGTTCGGATCCGTGCTTGTCCCCGCGGCACCACCGGGAAAAAGAACCCGGATACAAACACGCCCTCTTCAAACAATCGCGCGGCCATGTCCTGGGCCAATTGCGCCTCGCCCAGCATCACCGGGATGATCGGGTGCTCGCCCGGCAAAAGATCGAAGCCCAACGT
This genomic interval from Paracoccaceae bacterium contains the following:
- the tdh gene encoding L-threonine 3-dehydrogenase; the encoded protein is MSNEMKALSKLHAREGLWLTHAPVPEIGPDDVLIKINKTGICGTDIHIWNWDDWAAKTVPVPMITGHEFAGEIVEVGRNVTDLEIGQRCSGEGHLIGKTSRQSRAGKFHLDPATRGIGVNEQGAFAQYLKLPAFNVVPLPDEISDDIGAILDPLGNAVHTALSFDLVGEDVLITGAGPIGIMAASVARHVGARHVVITDVNPERLDLAARVADVIPVNVAEAELAEIVAGLKMKQGFDVGLEMSGNQHALDQMVEAMTMGGRIAMLGIPPGKSPVDWSRIVFKAITIKGVYGREIFETWYKMIAMLQNGLDVSRVITHRFDVDNFEAGFAAMKSGGSGKVVLDWTE